One Gossypium hirsutum isolate 1008001.06 chromosome A11, Gossypium_hirsutum_v2.1, whole genome shotgun sequence genomic window carries:
- the LOC107960430 gene encoding probable disease resistance protein RF45 yields the protein MELVERCMIQVRERDIKIRSFQMHDLMRDVCLSKAKQEKFLYIADQSNACQLSTIGRVFRVFVHEFIPLQCIKSPCLRSLLLFDEFLPEEKLEKVVPLTMASYFGNHDDEIHNPLLKRCKLEEDPMPTLEKLRYLKMLELHEEAFIGKEMFCSAQGFPKLEPLSLTDLNNLEEWKVGEGAMPSLQRLEIQSCMQLKKLPYGLRFIATLQEVKIG from the exons ATGGAGCTTGTAGAAAGATGTATGATTCAAGTACGAGAAAGAGACATTAAGATAAGAAGTTTTCAGATGCATGATCTAATGAGAGATGTTTGCTTGTCAAAGGCAAAACAAGAAAAATTCCTCTATATTGCTGATCAGTCAAATGCCTGCCAGTTATCAACAATTGGGAGGGTTTTTAGAGTTTTTGTACACGAATTTATTCCCTTACAATGCATTAAAAGTCCATGTCTTCGATCACTTTTGTTATTCGATGAGTTTTTACCAGAGGAGAAACTGGAGAAGGTTGTGCCATTGACAATGGCAAGCTACTTCGGCAACCATGACGATGAAATTCACAATCCACTT TTGAAAAGGTGCAAGCTTGAGGAAGATCCAATGCCAACACTTGAGAAACTGCGTTACTTAAAGATGCTTGAATTACATGAAGAGGCTTTCATAGGAAAGGAAATGTTTTGCTCTGCACAAGGTTTTCCCAAACTCGAGCCTCTAAGCCTTACAGACCTTAATAATCTGGAGGAGTGGAAGGTGGGTGAAGGAGCCATGCCTTCTCTTCAGCGATTGGAGATACAAAGTTGCATGCAACTAAAGAAGCTTCCATATGGGCTAAGGTTCATTGCAACCCtccaagaagtgaagattggatAA